In one Solanum lycopersicum chromosome 11, SLM_r2.1 genomic region, the following are encoded:
- the LOC101252648 gene encoding phosphoribosylglycinamide formyltransferase, chloroplastic — translation METQNLSFGLSSTLPTSPIQNQKNPFFQILLKPPSSSNILTLKGVFLKPHVSFSPKSFPSKEFFQCRNCLQRIEREAITVPDSGVSKELRKKKLAVFVSGGGSNFRSIYEATLEGTVHGEVAVLVTNKKDCGGAKYAREQGIPVIVFPKAKNSSEGLSEEDLVGSLRAYNIDFILLAGYLKLIPTELVQAFPRSIFNIHPSLLPSFGGKGYYGIKVHKAVIASGARYSGPTIHYVDEHYDTGRILAQGVVPVLANDTAETLAARVLQEEHKLYVEVAAALCEERIVWREDGVPLIQSKEDPNHYK, via the exons ATGGAAACTCAAAATTTGTCTTTTGGCCTCTCCTCTACCTTACCCACTTCACCaattcaaaaccaaaaaaatccaTTCTTTCAGATTTTGCTCAAACCaccttcttcttcaaatatTCTTACCCTTAAAGGGGTTTTCTTGAAACCCCATGTTTCTTTTTCTCCTAAAAGTTTCCCCAGCAAGGAATTTTTCCAGTGTAGGAATTGTTTGcaaagaattgaaagagaagCTATTACAGTTCCTGATAGTGGCGTGAGTAAAGAACTTAGAAAGAAGAAGCTTGCAGTGTTTGTATCTGGTGGAGGTTCAAATTTCAGGTCAATTTATGAAGCTACACTTGAAGGGACTGTTCATGGAGAGGTAGCTGTTTTAGTTACCAATAAAAAAG ATTGTGGAGGTGCAAAGTATGCAAGGGAGCAAGGCATCCCTGTTATTGTGTTTCCTAAAGCAAAGAATTCATCGGAGGGTTTATCGGAGGAGGATCTCGTGGGTTCTCTAAG AGCTTACAATATCGACTTCATTCTTTTAGCTGGGTACTTAAAGCTTATTCCTACTGAGCTGGTCCAAGCATTTCCAAGatcaatatttaatattcatCCGTCACTTCTTCCATCTTTTGGAGGCAAAGGCTACTATGGCATAAAGGTGCATAAAGCAGTCATAGCTTCTGGAGCTAG GTATTCAGGTCCAACGATCCATTATGTCGATGAGCATTATGACACTGGACGTATTCTTGCTCAAGGGGTCGTGCCTGTGCTGGCTAATGACACTGCAGAAACACTTGCAGCAAGGGTTCTTCAGGAG GAGCATAAACTTTACGTAGAAGTAGCTGCAGCATTATGTGAAGAGAGAATTGTGTGGCGTGAAGACGGTGTCCCTCTCATCCAGAGCAAAGAAGATCCCAATCATTACAAGTAG
- the LOC101252946 gene encoding large ribosomal subunit protein eL6 translates to MAAKKTARNPELIRGVGKFSRSKMYHKKGLWAIKKKNGGALPVHSKKPAVAPVAEKAPKFYPADDVKKPLVNKHKPKPTKLRSSITPGTVLIILAGRFKGKRVVFLKQLVSGLLLVTGPFKFNGVPLRRVNQAYVIGTSTKVDISGVNVDKIDDKYFAKQVEKKQKKGEGEFFEEKKEEKNVLPQEKKDEQKAVDAALIKAIEAVPELKGYLSARFSLKSGMKPHELVF, encoded by the exons ATGGCCGCCAAGAAGACTGCCCGGAATCCGGAGCTGATTCGTGGAGTGGGAAAATTTTCCCGTTCCAAGATGTACCACAAGAAGGGTCTTTGGGCCATTAAGAAGAAGAACGGCGGCGCTTTACCCGTTCACTCAAAAAAGCCCGCCGTAGCTCCGGTGGCTGAGAAAGCCCCAAAATTCTACCCCGCCGATGACGTGAAGAAACCCCTTGTGAACAAACACAAACCAAAACCCACTAAGCTTAGGTCAAGTATTACACCTGGTACTGTTTTGATTATCCTTGCTGGAAGGTTTAAGGGTAAAAGAGTTGTGTTTTTGAAGCAGCTTGTATCTGGTTTGCTTCTCGTTACTGGTCCATTTAAGTTCAATGGAGTTCCTTTGAGGCGTGTGAATCAAGCTTATGTTATTGGTACCTCAACAAAGGTGGATATTTCTGGAGTGAATGTTGATAAGATTGATGATAAGTACTTTGCTAAACAAGTTGAGAAGAAGCAGAAGAAGGGAGAAGGAGAgttttttgaagaaaagaaagag GAGAAGAATGTGCTTCCTCAGGAGAAGAAGGATGAACAGAAGGCTGTTGATGCAGCATTGATCAAGGCTATCGAGGCTGTTCCTGAATTGAAGGGTTACTTGTCTGCAAGGTTCTCGCTCAAGTCGGGCATGAAACCCCATGAGCTTGTCTTTTAG